The genomic stretch CCGTGTTGCCATTCTCGGTCCGGGGAAGTGCAGACCTGGACTACCTGGGTGAGGGGATGGTCAGTCTTCTGAGTACAAAACTTGATGGTGCTGGTGACCTGCGGACCGTCGATGCACGGGCTCTGCAGGCGGCAGTCGAAAAGGACTTTGCCGATGCGACGCTCGACCCGGCAGCAGGCGAGAGTATCGCCCGTCGATTCGGAGCCGGCCGGTTCATACTGGGCGACGTAATTCAGCTCGGTGGTCAGGTCGAGATCACGGCCAATCTCTATGACGTTTCCAGCACTCGGGAAGCCATCGGAAGTGCAACGACGCAGGGAGCGTCCGACGACGTTTTTGAGCTCCTTGACGGCCTTGCTTCTCAATTGCTTGTGGCCGGGACCTCGGGACGTACCGAACGCGCGCGCGACCTGGCGTCACTGACTACAAACTCGCTCCCCGCTCTCAAGGCATACCTGGAAGGCGAGCGCGATTTCAGAAAGGGAGACTTCGGACGCGCAGTAGGAGCCTTTTCACGTGCCGTCGAACTGGACTCGACCTTTGCTCTCGCATACTATCGCCTGAGCATCGCCCTCGAATGGGGTCCGGGGTCGCCCGTGCAGGTGCATGACGCCGCCGTGATGGCAGAAAGACTCAGTTCGCGGCTTTCTGAGAAAGACCGAAGGCTGCTGGACGCCTTTGCGAGCTGGAGAGATGGACTCACGGAGCAAGCCGAAAGCAAATATGTGGCCTATCTGGCTGTCTACCCTGACGATGTCGAGGCACTCTTTCAGCTCGCGGAGATCATGTTCCATACCCGACCGTTCCGTGGAGAGTCAAGTGTGGCCGCACGTGAACCGTTCTCCAGAGTCGTAGAACTCGAGCCCCGCAATACGCATGCAATGCTTCACCTTGCGCGAATTGCTCGCTACGTTGGTGACGTTGAGGAAGTCGAGCGGCTGCGCGCTCGTGTCGAGGAGATCTCGCCGGACAGTCGTCTGCCTGTCTCGCTCCTCCTCATCAAGGCATCGATGTCGGACGACATCTCGGTGGACTCGATTCGGGCTGCGCTCGAATCGATAACCGATGAATACCGGGCGAATGCTCTTGGTGAGTTATGGGCTTGGGGCCACGATTACCGTAAAGTGCTACAACTCATTGGTGAATATAGCACTGCCCTCCAGGGCCTGGAGGCGCCGATCGCTATCGCCACCGGACAGGTTGCAGGTCCTGTCCAGGAAATCCGATTGGCAGAGAGGCTTGATCCGGTCGGTCCGCTCGTTGGTCTTGCGACGGTCGCAGCGGCTCCGCTTCTTGGCGCAAGCCAGGATTCCCTCGGCGTCCTGGCCGACTTGCTCGCGGGGACCGGAGACGCCGTTGCACGCGGGATTGAAGGTGAGGCGCCGACAGCAAGTTTCCGAGTCGGGAAGATCGGGTTGATCGGCGAGGCCCTGGCTCTTGCCGGTCGCGAGGACGAAGCGTTGCAATACGCGCAGCTGCTGTCCGAACAGGTGTCGCCCCCAACGGCGGGAACGTTCATCGAAGATGGAGTCAAGTATATCGAGGCTCTCGTTGCTCTAAGCCGTGGAGACGATTCCCGGGCACTGCTGCTACTGGAAGAGATGTCTTTCAATGTGCACTATCTGTTCGCCAATCTCTGGGGCGACGGCGGCCGCGACTCGGCCAGATTCCGGCTTGCTGAACTCCTGGATCGCGCGGGCAGGGAACAAGACGCCCTGCGCTGGTACCTGGCCGTGGCGGAAAGGGGCCTCTTGCTTGTCGGTCCAGCCTTTGCCCGTGCGGCAGATATTTCGGAGCGCCTCGGCGAGGACGAACAGGCGATTCGGTACTACGATGAGTTCCTTGACGTCTGGGGAGACGCAGACGAGAACTACCAGCCAATGCTCGACGAGGCTCGGCGCAGACGTGACGGGCTCCTCGAAAAGCGCGCGAGAGAACCCGCCGGGTAAGGTCGGACTCCATCAAGCCATTCCAGCGAACTGATTCGTGATGAGGATTCGTCTGGTCGGGACTGGCGTCCGAAACCATCCGGCGCACATCGGACGGGGGTTGCAAGTTTCGCCGCTGCGTTCATTGGGTTCGGATTCTGGTTTCTGCATGATTGCCAAACTCACCAGTATTCGGCACCTCGTCTGTAGGATTCTGGATGGCACCTCCGGTAGTACCTCTCCTCTTCCCTTCCGGACTCTGCACTGGGTATCAATACGCTGAACAGGCAAGTCAGACGAAACAGGAGAGCATCGATGAGTCTACCGATGAGCTATCGCACCGAATACCGGTGGACCGGAAACGGCGTTGAAGGTGAGGAAAAGATGCCCGGATACCCTCCGGTTGCGGTCGGGAGTCCGAACGGAGGAAAGAATCTTGATCCGGAGCATCTGTTCGTCGCGGCTGCCGAGGTCTGTCTTGCCAATACGTTCTTCTTCTTCGCCGAGAAGACGCGACTGGATGTGAAGTCTTACAGATCGACTTCTGATGCAGCGCTTGAGCCGGCACCCGGGGGCGGGTTTCGGTTCAAGGAGATTGTCATCAAACCGGTGATCGAGGTCAGCGCGGAATCCGCCGATCGCGCCAATCAGATGATCGATCGTGCCCACCGATACTGCCTCGTGTCCCGATCCATGAGCTGCCCTGTCCGGGTCGAGCCTGACATCACGCCTGGTTCCTGACTGTTGTCGGATTCGAGCGTCTGCGGCTTTTGATCACCGCCCGAGGGCACGGATGTACCCGGGCGAGTAAAGTGACAATGTCCTGCGACCAGTGATCCTGGCCGCAGGCTTCCGAGACACGTTCCTTGCTTCATAGTGGCGTGTCTGCATCTTCAACGCAAAACCGCCATCCGGCGGTAATCGTGGTCCCTTCCCTTAAATTGTGCGGACACCCACTATGTCAGCCCATCCAACAACACGAGAGTATACATCTTGAAGTGCTATCCTGGTCTCTCTCTGCTAATCTGTGTGGTCCTTGGGTGCTCGGAATCGAATCCGGCCACTATTGAGTTCCGGCTCGCCGAAACAACGGCGGGCCCGGGTTTGACGGAAATGGTACTCGATCCTTCGGGCGAGCGGCTCTTCCTTCACGACATGGTCGTGATAGATCAGAACAGCGTCAGTGCGGCCGTCGTGAGTATGGTTGACGGAGACCCGTCGATCGAAGTTGCTCTCACGTCAGAGGGCGCCCGGAGATTCGAGGAGTGGACGGGAATCAATGTGGGAGAGCTGTGCGGAATCGTTGTGAACGGCAAGCTTGTTTCGGCTCCACGAATCAACGCTCCCATCCGCGGGGGTCGCGCACTGATCACGGGCAACTTCACAGAAGCAGAGGCACGCCGCATCGCCAACGGATTGTCAGGCGGCTAGCGAGCCAGTCGGTCGTCGCAAGCGGAGCCGGGCGTGTCGAGAGAAAGCGACGATTCTCCGGCCCGG from Rhodothermales bacterium encodes the following:
- a CDS encoding osmotically inducible protein OsmC, which translates into the protein MSLPMSYRTEYRWTGNGVEGEEKMPGYPPVAVGSPNGGKNLDPEHLFVAAAEVCLANTFFFFAEKTRLDVKSYRSTSDAALEPAPGGGFRFKEIVIKPVIEVSAESADRANQMIDRAHRYCLVSRSMSCPVRVEPDITPGS
- a CDS encoding protein kinase, which codes for MTPGDTISHYEIIDRIGAGGMGEVFKARDTRLQRIAALKILPPQVQTDRESRERFFQEARAAASLNHPNICTIYDADEADGQAFIAMEYIDGETLRDFLSSTPVDAPARTASRMLAFGYQVARGLDKAHRMGIVHRDIKPANVMLSKEGEAKILDFGLAKLAGGLQLTQAGSTVGTAAYMSPEQARGEDVDSRSDLWSLGVILYEMLSGLKPFRGDYDSALIYSILNETPDPLKEVAPDVPADAAALVDRLLAKDPDDRPGTAAEVMEVIATHASSVSFAAHPSGSRAKAAVPRARFTPGRIAAIALPVIAVLAVVLWFVVRGGSKNVDSGPAISEDVVAVLPFSVRGSADLDYLGEGMVSLLSTKLDGAGDLRTVDARALQAAVEKDFADATLDPAAGESIARRFGAGRFILGDVIQLGGQVEITANLYDVSSTREAIGSATTQGASDDVFELLDGLASQLLVAGTSGRTERARDLASLTTNSLPALKAYLEGERDFRKGDFGRAVGAFSRAVELDSTFALAYYRLSIALEWGPGSPVQVHDAAVMAERLSSRLSEKDRRLLDAFASWRDGLTEQAESKYVAYLAVYPDDVEALFQLAEIMFHTRPFRGESSVAAREPFSRVVELEPRNTHAMLHLARIARYVGDVEEVERLRARVEEISPDSRLPVSLLLIKASMSDDISVDSIRAALESITDEYRANALGELWAWGHDYRKVLQLIGEYSTALQGLEAPIAIATGQVAGPVQEIRLAERLDPVGPLVGLATVAAAPLLGASQDSLGVLADLLAGTGDAVARGIEGEAPTASFRVGKIGLIGEALALAGREDEALQYAQLLSEQVSPPTAGTFIEDGVKYIEALVALSRGDDSRALLLLEEMSFNVHYLFANLWGDGGRDSARFRLAELLDRAGREQDALRWYLAVAERGLLLVGPAFARAADISERLGEDEQAIRYYDEFLDVWGDADENYQPMLDEARRRRDGLLEKRAREPAG